The genomic interval AATATTGCGTAAAATTTGAGACGGTAAAAAGGAAGACAGACGATAAAGTATGCCAATGTTTTTagaaatttttaattcaatttcttttatatgatttttaaaatttagctcTTGGTCAATTAAAACACCTAGAAATTTGGTTTGCTTAACATGGGGAATTACTTGATCACCAATCAGAATTTTATGAGACTCGTCGGTCAGTTTTTGATGACGTATTCCAAACAACATAAAGTTGCATTTACTTAGCTTTATTGAAAGTTTATTCACATTAAAATAAtcgttaatattaattaattcttgGTTAAAAGTatgaaaaattgattgaaagttaacacttttaaaaaataaagtcgTGTCATCTGCATAAAGATAAAAGGTAAGGATATCTGAGGCGTTTGGTAAATCATTGAtgtaaattagaaataaaagagGGCCAAGCAAGGACCCTTGGGGAACACCACAGGTAATGGGCTTAAGATCAGAGGTATGATTGTTAACAGAAGTACATTGAAATCTATTTGATAagtaattgtttaaaagtttaagAGCAACACCACGGATACCATAATTTGAAAGTTTAGTAATCAGAATATGATGGTCAATAGTATCAAAAGCTTTCGACAGGTCAATAAACAAGCCAGAGGGAAAAGAATTGTTTTGAATTGCATCAATAATGTTGTTGGTTAAATCAATTAGCGCAAAAGACGTAGAATAGTTTTTCCTAAATCcgaattgtttattataaagaatattGTGCTTGCTTATAAAATCATAGACGCGGTTATAAATAATCTTTTCAAGAATCTTTGAAAAAAAGGGAAGGATGGAGATTGGACGATAGTTATTTGGATCGGACTTGCTACCTTTCTTGAAAATTGGAATAACTTTACCAATTTTTAGGGAGTTGGGAAAAACACCAGATGTAagagataaattaaaaatgtaagtgAGAGGAGAGAGAATAGTGTCAATggattttttaataactttagAACAAATGTCATCGATGCCAGAGGCCttgttgcttttaaatgaatttgtgATTTTGTGCACTTCTTGTTCGGTTACAGGTGAAAGAAAAATTGAGTTAGGAATAGGGAAGtgatgaaaagttttatcagagtcattgtttatttttccaGCAAGGTTGGGTCCAATATTTGTAAAGTGGTCATTGAATAGATTTGCTACTATTAAAggttcttttattaattttccatCAGCTAAAAGTTCAATATCGGCAGGTGCATTTTTATTTGACTTAAGAAGAGAATTGATGACACGCCAGGTGGCCTTGATATTGAACTTAAGCTTAGTAAAAGTTTCACAAAAGTAATCCAATTTAGCAGTTTTTAAAAcgttgtttaatttatttcgaTAACGCTTATATTTGGATATATTAGAAAGTGTTGGATGGCGTAGACTTTTAGAATAAAGTTTCTGTTTGTACAAAATCGAGGTCAAAAGTCCATCGGTCATCCATGGTTTAAGTTTAACTTTAGCTTTGGATGGTTCAAAATAAAGGAAAGTGTTTATTATATAAGgtggtaaaattattaataaatgtgtcATATGCCAGATTTGTGTCTTGCGTACTCACGACATCATTCCATGGAAAAATTGATAAATCATTACGAAAATTAAGGATATTGTGTTCACTAGTATTTCTAAATTTAAGATTGGTATTGATTACTCGCTTATTCGGTTTATTTGAACTGATGTTAAAAACAGGAAGATGATCTGTAGCATCATTAATAATGATACCACTAACAGACGATTCAAGATCATTAGTGAAAATGTTGTCAATTAGGGTAGCGGAATGTTCGGTGATGCGTGTCGGTCTATGAATAAGCGAAATGAGAGAATTGTTGAAAAGACAAtgaacaaaatcattaatattgTTATCAGATTCAAATTTGAGTAAGTCAATGTTAAAATCACCAAGgagaaatattttgttattttctttcGTTAAGTTTTTAATAAGGAGTTCAAAGTTCTGCGTAAAGAAAGGAATAGAAATATCATGGGGTCTATATATAGTTCCTATTATTATATCTTCTTTTCCGGTTTTAACTTCAATAAACTGAGATTCACAAAAATAGGTTAAAGGAGTTAAGTCATCTCTAATTTTATAATGACacttattattgataaaaatattgatacCTCCGCATTTATATGAACGGGGTTTGAAAACTAGTGAATAAAATGGTAAATGAATAAGTGGACTAACACAGTCCATCCAAGTTTCAGTTACCGAAATGACATCAAAGTCAAAATTAAGAGATTGAATGCAACTTGAAATAGATTCAAAGTTTTTTTGTAAGCTTCTAgcattaaaatgtatacaagAGAAACGATTTTCAAATTCATTGTTATTGAATTTCTTTGTGAATTCATTTGGTAAATAGTAATTAGAAATATTTtgatcattaaaaaaattattgtccGGGTCGATGTCGTCAAATTGACTAGCAGTTGATGAGGGTTTAAATAGATGGTTTGATAATCGATTTAAATTATCATTGTTACTGAAAGTTGGTGCTTCCATATAagacaaaaacacaaaaaacacAGACAAAACACAgaacaaatacaaattaagaGTTAGAAAAATTGAGGTATAGTAAGTAACGTGCTTAAGcgtaaaatgtaattttaaactGCTCAAAACAGAGTCTCTTTATGTATAACTATGAATCAATTGATAAAGTTAGTCAGTtgtaacatacatacatataaacACACACATATACATATATGTAGGTTCCTAATTTGACACGACGAACGATAGGCGCAACGCCTAGtgtgttgaccaatcacaagcgtcGAGCGTCGTCGTGGACGCAATGCGTCGTTTTGCGAACTTTTGTCTAAATACCTGTTTCTTGACTAATTCTGTCTGGTTTGCTTTACAAGTGAACCCGTCCGCGCAACAACCCGAATTCCGGCATCGGTTGACTCGGATACATTCGGGATACAGTCGGAAGACCAATCCTTCAACGATGCCGATCTCTTTATACGCGTCTATGATGACAGATCTTGGCGTACCGCACATCACATCCAGTGCTTGTTCAAGTAATATTTCTCGatctatttataaaataaaatcaagcaTAATTGTTACTTCACTGTACTGACCAAGAATCAAGACAGTCTTCTGTAATCATTAAGAAAAACGCTAAAACTAATTTGAAGCTACATgtaagctaggcctacattcacACGGAAGACGGCGCTGTTTTATTAAATCAAGAAAGAATAGACAAAACTATTAGTTAAATTACTAGTGTGAATGTACCGTAGCGTTAAACCAAGGCAATTGACTCGGTTTAAAGCATAAAGAGAAATCTAAACTTATTTCACTGTGGTTAAAGTAGTCAAAGGaaggacagacagacagacttACCAGTTTTCATCTGTAATTCTAACGGCATGCTTCGCTGATCTTGACGTCCCTTTTGAACTCGTACGCCAGGTCTTGCTTGTGTGGCTTCTTGCGACCCCATGACCGCCTGCCATACGTCTTCAATATTATTGTGTGGAAATATTGCTTCAAGGAATTCATCAGCTGTTTGTATTCTTCCATTTTGTGATacctagtaaaaaaaaaaatattttttacaaaaaacgccACTCATCTCACGATAACTACTGTCTACATGC from Antedon mediterranea chromosome 5, ecAntMedi1.1, whole genome shotgun sequence carries:
- the LOC140049079 gene encoding uncharacterized protein, producing the protein MEAPTFSNNDNLNRLSNHLFKPSSTASQFDDIDPDNNFFNDQNISNYYLPNEFTKKFNNNEFENRFSCIHFNARSLQKNFESISSCIQSLNFDFDVISVTETWMDCVSPLIHLPFYSLVFKPRSYKCGGINIFINNKCHYKIRDDLTPLTYFCESQFIEVKTGKEDIIIGTIYRPHDISIPFFTQNFELLIKNLTKENNKIFLLGDFNIDLLKFESDNNINDFVHCLFNNSLISLIHRPTRITEHSATLIDNIFTNDLESSVSGIIINDATDHLPVFNISSNKPNKRVINTNLKFRNTSEHNILNFRNDLSIFPWNDVVSTQDTNLAYDTFINNFTTLYNKHFPLF